From a single Wolbachia endosymbiont of Oedothorax gibbosus genomic region:
- a CDS encoding reverse transcriptase domain-containing protein, whose product MSPVLANIYLHYVLDLWFEKKVKQESKGYMELVRYADDLLVCCESEEDAKEFLESLKQRLAKFGLEISENKTKIVKFGKKEWYQAEREKRKTESFNFLGFTHYCGKSRNGRLMMKQKTSKISLARKIKEIKEWLKAVRNLIRLKDWWQILKAKLRGHYNYFGISGNYRWLNKFNWAVKKLTFKWINRRSQKKSMNWEQFMHYTQVNPPPKPKICFSLYTQEVCRER is encoded by the coding sequence ACACTATGTACTAGATCTATGGTTTGAAAAGAAAGTAAAACAAGAATCTAAGGGGTATATGGAGCTAGTCAGGTACGCAGATGACCTTCTGGTGTGCTGTGAAAGTGAGGAAGACGCTAAAGAATTTCTAGAATCATTGAAACAAAGATTAGCCAAGTTTGGTTTGGAAATATCTGAAAATAAAACAAAAATAGTAAAGTTTGGTAAGAAAGAATGGTATCAAGCAGAAAGAGAGAAACGAAAGACGGAAAGCTTTAATTTTCTGGGATTTACACATTATTGTGGGAAAAGTCGAAATGGCAGACTTATGATGAAGCAGAAAACTTCAAAAATAAGCCTAGCCAGAAAGATTAAAGAAATCAAAGAGTGGTTGAAAGCGGTTCGGAATCTTATTCGTCTCAAAGACTGGTGGCAAATACTCAAAGCCAAACTAAGAGGACACTATAACTACTTCGGGATTAGCGGAAATTATCGATGGCTCAATAAGTTTAATTGGGCAGTAAAGAAGCTAACGTTTAAGTGGATAAACCGACGTAGCCAGAAAAAGAGCATGAATTGGGAACAATTTATGCATTATACACAAGTCAATCCACCACCAAAACCAAAAATATGTTTTTCCTTATATACACAGGAGGTATGTCGTGAACGCTAA